The proteins below are encoded in one region of Amorphus orientalis:
- a CDS encoding glycosyl hydrolase, with protein MNHLGEPLSPMIADGFSGPVTTNDWASSIAFSAFGDPHSAIMHAHPLSMKATANGLSIGHTEQARLVADGAKYEFTYQPELKIGLAGLDAANTELVDAGAWSATAGWDDGSDGLEATFGHGLPFVYFERTPGSGDAVVNLGDITPDPDAPSNPLVYEISGLDGAYDGGALDFQLPVDAGTSIADSARLKVSYDFNGDGTVDRTELYDYLPTDAGNGFELYRADQGQSSATGAFQEFQNGSVKLELWNSIGDGTLALRTDTPADDPLASYVDLPFDGTAGARLYVRDGASAGGPAGALSPLPGSAPATDDTAVPEGLADWDIPATLWHLDGNVAALTIGGTSYGLFAPTGSTWIVTDEGLRSDLGGGAHFSVATLPDNSPETLELFRQHAYAHVTDTTMSYSVDPATGMVTTRFVAETDLVDGAPGLSADPLLALYRHQYINSNADVSQTLTYASPRGEMRLLEGDGFDTEMQARPILPTLPVADPNDAQLAARVQDAADDLAARPIKVPALDTYWAGKELGRLAELAEIAHQIGDTQSRDLFLETMKAELEDWFTPTGAYEDKHFAYNAEWGTLQGYPASFGSDGQLNDHHFHYGYFVQAAATIAAFDPAWAADDAWGGMVDLLIADVANSDAAQTMFPDLRSFDPYAGHNWASGHGAFASGNNQESSSEALNFAWATARWGQATGKQDTADLGVFLHTVESEAVAQYWFDVDGEVFPDDYGFGAVGMVWGDGADHRTFFSADPEMIRGINFLPINGSSLHLGWDPEEILRNYNEIVELRGGEPIYWSDLIHQYLAMADPDAAQAWLNANPGFQSEGGDSAAHAQAWIQSLGALGTPDAGVTANSPYAAAFTSDAGTSYVINNASASEQTVTFSDGTVLTVGANTLLTRHADGTQSAVVFPASDGIDGTGGQDGSGDGSGDGSDGGTGDAGDGGGTGDGTDGGSSDGTGDAAFVLADGVLTFSDKETDVALAGGGSGAVDIPGDSQVFRIEGLTGQFNGGATSFALDVDAGSSIGDSVQVQFRYDFNGDGTVDRVETVSYFATNDTPGVERYSSSGSAISAEGAFADFQNGAVEVEIWKPFGAGAVTIDTETARIALPFDALTTTGGSGSDGGGGSDPGGDTGTDGGDGGTDGGSGPDVGTDGWSLSGNRLVLDAAGPVTIAAAAQHSVGTPEAPTTWVIDDLTGTSTGAATSFNLPIDAETGVGNATELRISMDYDGDGTVDRVETYNYFPTDAASGTETYAEDRGLFSATGDVGDFDGGSVTVEIWNAFGSDDVILDPADAFIDLGYDFGAEPVSDPGTEPGGDTGEEDSGGDGGTTPTASGTLYLTETGDLSGSADATAESLAIGAAGSAPLVFEADGLNGTHQAGSSMVFDFPIDARSAIGNGTAARISFDFDGDGTADRVETYNYKATDDLVGNESYTEQAGLWSVAGADYADFTDGSVTVEVWNQIGSAETWLDLDNGDGLGAALTLPYDFI; from the coding sequence GTGAACCATCTGGGAGAGCCTCTGTCCCCGATGATCGCAGACGGGTTCTCGGGGCCGGTTACCACCAACGACTGGGCCTCCTCCATCGCCTTTTCCGCCTTCGGCGATCCCCATTCGGCGATCATGCACGCCCACCCGTTGTCCATGAAGGCGACGGCGAACGGCCTCAGCATCGGCCACACAGAACAGGCACGCCTGGTGGCCGATGGAGCCAAGTACGAGTTCACCTATCAGCCGGAACTGAAGATCGGCCTTGCCGGGCTGGACGCTGCGAACACGGAGCTGGTCGACGCCGGCGCCTGGAGTGCGACCGCGGGCTGGGACGACGGGTCGGACGGACTGGAGGCGACGTTCGGCCACGGTCTGCCGTTCGTCTATTTCGAGCGGACGCCCGGATCCGGAGACGCCGTCGTCAATCTCGGCGACATCACGCCCGATCCCGATGCCCCGTCCAATCCGCTGGTCTACGAAATCTCGGGTCTCGACGGCGCCTACGACGGCGGCGCGCTGGACTTTCAGCTTCCCGTCGACGCCGGCACCAGCATCGCCGACAGCGCGCGGCTGAAGGTCAGCTACGACTTCAACGGCGACGGGACCGTCGACCGGACCGAACTCTACGACTACCTGCCGACCGACGCCGGCAACGGGTTCGAACTCTATCGCGCCGACCAGGGCCAGAGCAGCGCGACGGGCGCCTTCCAGGAATTCCAGAACGGGTCGGTGAAGCTGGAGCTCTGGAACTCGATCGGCGACGGCACGCTCGCGCTGCGCACCGACACGCCGGCGGACGATCCCCTTGCCTCCTATGTCGACCTGCCGTTCGACGGCACCGCGGGCGCGCGGCTCTATGTGCGTGACGGCGCCTCGGCCGGAGGTCCGGCCGGCGCGCTCTCGCCCCTCCCCGGTTCCGCACCGGCCACGGATGACACAGCCGTTCCGGAGGGGCTCGCAGACTGGGACATCCCCGCCACCCTCTGGCATCTGGACGGCAACGTCGCCGCGCTCACGATCGGCGGCACGTCCTACGGCCTGTTCGCGCCCACCGGCAGCACCTGGATCGTCACCGACGAAGGCCTCCGGTCCGACCTTGGGGGCGGCGCCCATTTTTCGGTCGCGACCCTGCCGGACAACAGCCCTGAGACCCTCGAGCTCTTCAGGCAGCACGCGTACGCCCACGTCACCGACACGACCATGTCCTATTCGGTGGACCCGGCAACCGGCATGGTCACGACCCGGTTCGTGGCGGAAACGGACCTGGTCGACGGCGCACCGGGGCTCTCCGCCGACCCGCTCCTGGCCCTCTACCGGCACCAGTACATCAACTCCAATGCGGACGTTTCGCAGACCCTGACCTACGCCTCGCCGCGCGGAGAGATGCGGCTTCTGGAAGGCGACGGCTTCGACACGGAGATGCAGGCGCGGCCGATCCTTCCGACCCTGCCTGTTGCCGACCCGAACGATGCCCAGCTTGCCGCGCGCGTTCAGGACGCCGCCGATGACCTGGCCGCCCGCCCCATCAAGGTTCCCGCGCTCGACACCTACTGGGCCGGCAAGGAACTCGGCCGCCTGGCCGAACTGGCGGAAATCGCCCATCAGATCGGCGACACCCAGAGCCGCGACCTCTTTCTAGAGACGATGAAGGCGGAGCTTGAGGACTGGTTCACGCCGACCGGCGCCTACGAGGACAAGCACTTCGCCTACAACGCGGAATGGGGGACCCTGCAGGGCTATCCGGCGAGCTTCGGCTCGGACGGGCAGTTGAACGATCACCACTTCCACTATGGCTACTTCGTCCAGGCCGCCGCGACGATCGCCGCATTCGATCCCGCCTGGGCGGCGGACGACGCCTGGGGCGGCATGGTCGACCTTCTGATCGCCGACGTCGCGAACAGCGATGCGGCGCAGACCATGTTCCCGGACCTGCGCAGCTTCGACCCCTATGCCGGTCACAACTGGGCGTCTGGCCACGGTGCGTTCGCCTCCGGCAACAACCAGGAAAGCTCGTCCGAAGCCCTCAACTTCGCCTGGGCCACCGCGCGCTGGGGACAGGCCACCGGCAAGCAGGACACGGCTGACCTGGGCGTGTTCCTGCACACCGTGGAAAGCGAGGCGGTCGCGCAATACTGGTTCGACGTCGACGGCGAGGTGTTTCCCGACGACTACGGCTTCGGCGCCGTCGGCATGGTCTGGGGCGATGGCGCCGATCACCGAACCTTCTTCTCCGCCGACCCGGAAATGATCCGCGGCATCAACTTCCTGCCGATCAACGGATCGAGCCTTCACCTGGGCTGGGACCCCGAGGAAATCCTTCGCAACTACAACGAGATCGTCGAGCTGCGCGGCGGCGAGCCGATCTACTGGTCCGATCTGATCCACCAGTATCTGGCGATGGCCGATCCCGACGCGGCGCAGGCATGGCTCAACGCCAATCCGGGTTTCCAGAGCGAAGGCGGGGATTCCGCGGCCCACGCCCAGGCCTGGATCCAGTCGCTGGGCGCACTCGGCACGCCCGATGCCGGGGTCACGGCCAACTCGCCCTATGCCGCCGCCTTCACCTCGGACGCCGGCACCAGCTACGTGATCAACAACGCCTCCGCGAGCGAGCAAACCGTCACGTTCAGCGACGGAACGGTTCTCACGGTCGGCGCCAACACGCTCTTGACCCGCCATGCCGACGGTACCCAGTCGGCCGTCGTCTTTCCCGCAAGCGACGGGATCGACGGAACCGGAGGTCAGGACGGGTCCGGGGACGGCTCGGGTGATGGCTCGGACGGCGGAACCGGAGACGCCGGCGATGGCGGCGGCACCGGTGATGGAACCGATGGGGGATCTTCGGACGGCACCGGCGATGCCGCTTTCGTTCTGGCCGACGGCGTCCTGACTTTCTCTGACAAAGAGACCGATGTCGCTCTCGCCGGCGGCGGGAGCGGCGCGGTCGACATACCGGGCGACTCCCAGGTCTTTCGCATCGAGGGCCTGACCGGCCAGTTCAACGGCGGCGCCACCAGTTTCGCTCTGGACGTCGACGCCGGGTCGAGCATCGGCGATTCCGTGCAGGTCCAGTTCCGGTACGACTTCAACGGAGACGGCACGGTCGACCGGGTCGAAACCGTCTCCTACTTCGCCACCAACGACACCCCGGGCGTTGAGCGCTACTCCAGCTCCGGCAGCGCGATCAGCGCCGAAGGCGCGTTCGCGGACTTCCAGAACGGTGCCGTGGAAGTGGAGATCTGGAAACCGTTCGGCGCCGGTGCCGTGACCATCGACACCGAAACCGCCCGGATCGCCCTCCCCTTCGACGCGCTGACCACGACCGGCGGGTCGGGATCGGACGGCGGCGGCGGGTCGGATCCCGGCGGCGATACGGGCACCGATGGCGGCGACGGAGGCACCGATGGAGGGTCAGGTCCCGATGTCGGCACGGACGGCTGGAGCCTCAGCGGCAATCGCCTGGTTCTCGATGCCGCCGGCCCCGTCACGATCGCGGCAGCGGCACAGCACTCGGTCGGCACGCCCGAAGCTCCGACGACATGGGTGATCGACGACCTCACCGGCACTAGCACCGGCGCTGCCACGTCCTTCAATCTGCCGATCGACGCGGAAACCGGAGTGGGCAACGCCACCGAGCTCAGGATCAGCATGGACTATGACGGTGACGGCACGGTCGACCGGGTGGAAACCTACAACTACTTCCCGACCGACGCCGCTTCCGGCACCGAAACCTACGCGGAAGATCGCGGCCTGTTCAGCGCCACCGGAGACGTCGGAGACTTCGATGGCGGCTCCGTCACCGTCGAGATCTGGAACGCGTTCGGATCCGACGACGTCATCCTTGATCCCGCGGACGCTTTTATCGACCTCGGCTACGACTTCGGCGCGGAGCCCGTCAGCGATCCCGGGACGGAACCGGGAGGCGATACGGGTGAAGAGGACAGTGGCGGCGATGGCGGCACGACACCCACCGCCTCCGGCACTCTCTACCTGACGGAGACCGGCGACCTGTCCGGTTCGGCGGACGCGACGGCGGAGAGCCTTGCGATCGGAGCGGCCGGATCGGCCCCCCTGGTGTTCGAGGCCGACGGGCTCAATGGGACCCACCAGGCCGGCTCCTCGATGGTGTTCGACTTCCCGATCGATGCCCGCAGCGCAATCGGCAACGGAACTGCCGCCCGCATCTCTTTCGACTTCGACGGCGACGGGACGGCGGACCGGGTGGAGACCTACAACTACAAGGCCACCGACGATCTCGTGGGCAACGAGAGCTACACCGAACAGGCCGGCCTCTGGAGCGTTGCGGGCGCGGACTATGCCGACTTCACGGACGGCTCGGTGACCGTGGAAGTCTGGAACCAGATCGGCAGTGCGGAGACCTGGCTCGACCTGGACAACGGTGACGGTCTCGGCGCCGCGCTGACCCTGCCCTACGACTTCATCTGA